Below is a genomic region from Microbacterium sp. KUDC0406.
CGGGACGATCTCGGTGCGCGGGCGACGACGCAGGCGCGCGAAGGTGGCACCGGTGAGGCCGCGTGGCCTCTGCCCGTCCGGAGCTGATGAGACCGGCGGTGCCGGCTGCGCGACCGGAGGCTCGGCCTGGTCGAGGGTGTTGTCGACGACGGTCACGGTCCGCCCAGGTGCGGTCACACGCATGTCGAGCGCGGCGTCGCGGGCGATCGGACGCAGGTCGAGGGGCATGATCTCGAGCGAGCGGCCGGAATCCTCGTCCAGTCGTGCGAGCGCGAGCAGATCCTCGACCATCGCGCCCATGCGGATGGCCTCCTTCTCGATCCGCTCCATCGCTCTCGCGACATCCTCATCGCCGCGGATGGCGCCCATGCGGTACAGCTCGGCGTAGCCGCGCACGCTGACCAGGGGGGTGCGCAGCTCGTGGCTGGCATCGCCGATGAACCTGCGCATGTGCTGCACCGTGCGATCGCGCTGTGCGATCGCGCCGTCCACGCGATCGAGCATGGTGTTGATCGCCGAGTTGAGCCGGCCCACCTCTGTGGTCGGCTCGAGATCGGTGAGGCGCTGGCTGAGATCGCCGGCGGCGATCGACATGGCCGTGGATTCGACCTGTCCCAGTCGCCGGAAGGTCAGGGTGACCAGCCCGCGGGTGAGCAGCGCGGCGATGAGGATGGTCACCAGGGCGACCGTCGTGTACACGCCGAAGTACGTCGCGACGATCCGGTCGGCCTCGTCCAGCGGAAGCGCGACGATCTGCACGTAGGTCACCGAGGCGCCCACCGCCACCTGCGTCGCCGCAGCGGCGCTGAACGCGCCGCCGTCCTCGCCCTGCAGCGGGATCACCTGATCGGCGGAGGACTGCGCCTGTGCCAGCGTATAGGTCTCCGGGAACACCGGGCGCTCCGCCCCGGCTGGCCGCCGGCCTCGGCGATCTTCGTCCCGGACGTGTCGTAGAAGGCGGCGAAGTAGTCGGCGCGGGAGACCGCGCCGTCACGCGGCGCGAAGGCGGGCTCGCCCTCTTCGACGGTGACCGCGAAGAATCGGTCGGCCTGGCTGGTCGAGACCAGACCGGGCAGCTGCGCGTTGATGTTGCCGATCATCGCGTTGCGCAGGATGGGCACGGTGCCGATCCCCGCGACCAGCAGTCCGAGGGCCAGGACGGCGACGGTGACGCCGGTGACCTTGGCGCGCAGGCTGATGCGCCGCCACCACGAGGTGACGGCATCTGACCTGTGCGCCATGGGGGTCTCCGGGCGTCAGACGGTCTTGCCGACCTTGAGCATGTACCCGAAGCCGCGCTTGGTCTGGATCAGCGACTCCTCGGTGTGCGGATCGATCTTGCGGCGCAGGTATGAGATGTAGCTCTCCACGATGCCGGCGTCGCCGTTGAAGTCGTACTCCCACACGTGGTCGAGGATCTGCGCCTTCGACAGCACGCGGTTGGGGTTGAGCATGAGGTACTTCAGCAGCTTGAACTCGGTCGGGCTGAGCTCGATCGGCACCTTGCCGACGAACACGTCGTGGGTGTCCTGATCCATCGACAGCTCGCCGGCGCGGATCACCGACTCCTCGTCGGCCTGCATGGTGCGGCGCAGGATGGCCTGCGCACGGGCGACGATCTCGTCGAGGCTGAACGGCTTCGTGACGTAGTCGTCGCCGCCGGCGTTCAGGCCCTCGATCTTGTCCTGCGTGTCGTCCTTGGCGGTGAGGAACAGGATCGGCGCGGTGAACCCGGCGCCGCGCAGTCGCTTGGTGACGCTGAAGCCGTTCATGTCGGGCAGCATCACGTCGAGGATGATGAGATCGGGTTCCTCTTCGAGGACGGCGGAGATGGTGGCCGCTCCGTTGGCGACGGTCTTCACCTGGAATCCGGCGAAGCTGAGACCCGTGGAGAGCAGGTCGCGGATGTTCGGCTCGTCGTCGACGACCAGGATGCGCGCATCAGTCATGACCCCATTATGGTGACTCGGCCCGCGCCGTGGCTGATTGTCCGCGGAAGTCGGCAGGACTCGCCGTGCCGGGACGCAGGGCTCCGGCCACGGCGGCCGCGACTATCGGCCGCACCGGCGCGCCCGGATCGACGGTGATCCGGTGCAGCAGCAGCCCCTCTCCGGCGGCCATCAGGAAGGGCGCCCTGGCGGCGGCATCCGCACCGCCGAGCGTGCCGAGGATGGCGCGGGTCCATTCCTCGAAGCGTGCGCGCTGGTCGCGCAGGGGGCCGGATGCCGGCGGCATCCGCCTCGAGGAAGAGGGCGTAGCGCGCCCTGGTCCTGGCCGCGAGCGGGCCGGACTGCACCTCGATCATCCGAGTGAGGGCCTCCACCAGCTCCTGTTCCGTGGTGATCCGCAGGATGCCGCCGTCCGCACGCTCCTGCTCGGCGATCCACTCGATGACACCGGCGACCAGGGCAGCGCGGGTGCGGAAGTGATTGGAGGTGGAGCCGGGAGGGATGGCGGCCGCAGCATCCACCCGTCCGTGCGTGAGCGCGCGCACGCCCTCGGTGCCGACGAGGGTGACGGCCGCGTCGAGGACACGCTGACGGATGCTGCTCACGCGTCGAGCCTATTGTCACTAGAGGCATAGTGACAAGGAACTACGAACGTAGTACGATCATGTGGCATGAACGAGCACAGCGAGTGGGAGCCGCCGCTGCCGGACGCGCCGGGGTTCGAGCATCGGGTTCTCCGACTGCCCGGCGTGCGGATGCACGTCGCGACGATCGGCGAGGGTGAGCCGGTGCTGCTGCTGCACGGTTTCCCCGAGCACTGGTGGCAGTGGCGGCGGATCGCCCCGGAACTGGCCCGGCACGGATACCGCGCGGTCTGCCCCGACCTGCGCGGATGCGGCTGGACCGCCGCCGATGCGCCGGGTATGGACCGGGAGAGCCACCTGCGGGACGTGATCGCGCTGCTCGATGAGCTCGGGATCGTGCGCACCCGAGTGATCAGCCACGACATGGGTGCCATCTCGGCGATGCAGCTCGCGTACGCCCATCCGGAGCGGGTCGGCCCGATGGTGCAGCTCTCGGTTCCACCAGGGTTCTTCGCCTTCACGCCGGGGATCGTGCCGGCGTTCCGGCACATGCCGAAGCTGCTCGTGCATCGTCCGCCCGCCTCCATGCGCTACCTGTTCGGGCCCGCCTACCTGACGCATCCGCTGACCGAGGACGAGCTGTCGTCCTATCTGGTCGTCGAGCGGCGGCCGGAGGTGCTCGCGAGCGTGCGCACCATCTTCCGCGGCCTGGTGATCCCCGAATCGATGCGGCTCGCGGGCGGCACCTATCGGCGGATGCGGCTGCGGCCGCCCACGCTCTGCGTGTTCGGGAGGGACGACGGGCCGTTCTCCGAGAAGAACGTGCGCCGGATCACGCGCGGACACGAGCGGTTCGCCGACCGGATCGAGTTCGCGTACGTCGACGACGCCGCGCACTTCCTCACGGATGACGCACCGGAGGAGGTCGCGGAACTTGCGCTGGAGTGGTTCGCGCGGACGGACGAGCCCACGACGCTCGATGCGGAGACGTCGTCCTGATCCGGATCGCGAAGATGCGTCGGCCGCTCCGATCCGCGAGGATCGAAGCATGCTTCCCTCGGACCCTGCCGCGCCCTCCTTCCCGCCGCCCCCGCCGCCGGCGCCGAGCGTCTCGCCATCCGCATCGAGGTCTGCTGTCACTCCGCCGCCCGCGCCGATCGGCTCGGCGTCGTGGCCCGAGGTCACCCTGGAGGCCGAGTACCATCGGCTGAACGTCGCCCGCGCGCGACGGCCGCGCTGGTGGCGGCCTCTCCTCGTGGCGCTGCTGGGGATCGCCCTGTACATCGGCATGGTCGTCGTGCTGG
It encodes:
- a CDS encoding sensor histidine kinase, coding for MFPETYTLAQAQSSADQVIPLQGEDGGAFSAAAATQVAVGASVTYVQIVALPLDEADRIVATYFGVYTTVALVTILIAALLTRGLVTLTFRRLGQVESTAMSIAAGDLSQRLTDLEPTTEVGRLNSAINTMLDRVDGAIAQRDRTVQHMRRFIGDASHELRTPLVSVRGYAELYRMGAIRGDEDVARAMERIEKEAIRMGAMVEDLLALARLDEDSGRSLEIMPLDLRPIARDAALDMRVTAPGRTVTVVDNTLDQAEPPVAQPAPPVSSAPDGQRPRGLTGATFARLRRRPRTEIVPQIDFHETLDIPVRTPPIVLGDDNKVRQVVTNLLGNARRFSPEDSPIEIIVGVDRLRGIGTIAIADHGEGVPPQIRDQIFERFWRADTSRARETGGSGLGLAIVSSIIEALNGSVRVEETPGGGATFIVALPLAPPRATPEHLLEETQPIEPLDL
- a CDS encoding response regulator transcription factor, which translates into the protein MTDARILVVDDEPNIRDLLSTGLSFAGFQVKTVANGAATISAVLEEEPDLIILDVMLPDMNGFSVTKRLRGAGFTAPILFLTAKDDTQDKIEGLNAGGDDYVTKPFSLDEIVARAQAILRRTMQADEESVIRAGELSMDQDTHDVFVGKVPIELSPTEFKLLKYLMLNPNRVLSKAQILDHVWEYDFNGDAGIVESYISYLRRKIDPHTEESLIQTKRGFGYMLKVGKTV
- a CDS encoding alpha/beta fold hydrolase translates to MNEHSEWEPPLPDAPGFEHRVLRLPGVRMHVATIGEGEPVLLLHGFPEHWWQWRRIAPELARHGYRAVCPDLRGCGWTAADAPGMDRESHLRDVIALLDELGIVRTRVISHDMGAISAMQLAYAHPERVGPMVQLSVPPGFFAFTPGIVPAFRHMPKLLVHRPPASMRYLFGPAYLTHPLTEDELSSYLVVERRPEVLASVRTIFRGLVIPESMRLAGGTYRRMRLRPPTLCVFGRDDGPFSEKNVRRITRGHERFADRIEFAYVDDAAHFLTDDAPEEVAELALEWFARTDEPTTLDAETSS